From Butyricimonas paravirosa, one genomic window encodes:
- a CDS encoding glycosyltransferase family 4 protein has protein sequence MRVLMFGWEFPPHIAGGLGTASYGLTKGLAKHGVKVMFVMPKAGGDEDQSVVKIINASDVEMMSEYSNLDEYWQNVNFMEIGSNLVPYLDPETFERTVKETIKTGEHSEHIVFRNKFQFSGKYGTNLMEEVARYAMVAGTIAAQQDFDIIHAHDWLTYSAGIVAKKVSGKPLVIHVHATEFDRSGENVNQQVYDIERRGMEAADRVITVSNLTRNIVINRYGINPDKVVTVHNAVDFQTREDVEVDRGVKEKVVTFLGRITFQKGPEYFIEAANKVLKRFPNVRFVMAGSGDLFNRSVRRVAQLKIATKFHFTGFLRGDDVQKMFLYSDVYVMPSVSEPFGISPLEAMRAGVPTIISKQSGVAEVLKHSIKVDYWDVDALADAIYGLLAYPALGKMAGEEGLDEVNQLKWENAALKVEEVYKDVLGV, from the coding sequence ATAAGAGTATTGATGTTTGGGTGGGAATTTCCACCGCATATTGCAGGGGGCTTGGGAACGGCCAGTTACGGGTTGACGAAAGGCTTGGCGAAACATGGCGTCAAGGTGATGTTCGTCATGCCGAAGGCCGGAGGTGATGAGGATCAAAGCGTCGTGAAAATCATTAATGCGAGTGATGTCGAAATGATGAGCGAGTATTCAAATTTAGATGAATACTGGCAGAATGTAAACTTTATGGAGATCGGTTCGAATCTTGTTCCCTATCTGGACCCGGAAACCTTCGAAAGAACGGTAAAGGAGACCATCAAGACGGGGGAACATTCAGAGCATATCGTTTTCCGTAACAAGTTCCAATTTTCCGGTAAATACGGAACAAACCTGATGGAAGAAGTTGCCCGTTACGCCATGGTGGCAGGGACGATAGCGGCACAACAGGATTTTGATATTATCCACGCGCATGACTGGCTGACCTATTCGGCCGGGATTGTGGCGAAGAAAGTTTCGGGTAAACCGTTGGTGATCCATGTACATGCCACGGAATTTGACCGAAGTGGGGAGAATGTCAACCAGCAGGTGTATGATATAGAGAGGCGTGGAATGGAGGCTGCCGACCGGGTGATTACAGTGAGTAATCTGACACGAAATATCGTGATCAATCGTTACGGGATTAATCCGGATAAGGTAGTGACAGTCCATAACGCCGTGGATTTTCAAACACGTGAAGATGTTGAAGTTGATCGTGGAGTGAAAGAAAAGGTGGTTACTTTTTTGGGTAGAATTACTTTCCAGAAAGGACCGGAGTATTTTATCGAAGCGGCGAACAAGGTATTGAAACGTTTCCCGAATGTCCGGTTTGTTATGGCCGGTAGCGGTGACTTGTTCAATCGCTCTGTTCGGCGTGTGGCACAATTGAAAATAGCCACGAAGTTTCACTTTACCGGGTTCTTACGAGGTGATGATGTTCAGAAGATGTTCTTGTATAGTGACGTGTACGTGATGCCTTCTGTGTCCGAGCCTTTCGGAATTTCTCCATTGGAGGCGATGCGTGCGGGAGTTCCCACGATTATTTCCAAACAGTCCGGGGTAGCGGAAGTCTTGAAACATTCTATAAAAGTTGATTATTGGGATGTTGATGCACTGGCTGATGCTATATATGGTCTGTTAGCTTATCCGGCTTTAGGTAAAATGGCCGGAGAAGAAGGATTGGACGAGGTGAACCAGTTAAAATGGGAGAATGCAGCGTTGAAAGTAGAGGAAGTGTACAAGGACGTATTGGGAGTTTAG
- a CDS encoding glycoside hydrolase family 57 protein, protein MKKTLCFYFQIHQPVRLRRYRFFDIGKRHDYFDEYVNRSTIRRVAERCYLPMNHLIMDLIKRYGTNFKVSFSISGSALEQFALHAPEVIESFKELAKTGSVEFLAETYAHSLASLSDTDEFERQVQRHAAKMEELFGQKPVTLRNSSLIYSDQIGERVAAMGFESMLTDGAKHVSGWKSPNFVYTNVMNPRLKLLLKNSRLSDDLTLRFSDHSWHEWPLTADKYARWLKDSTQDSEIVNLFMNYETFGENQLAETGIFEFMRSLPEYIFSTTDFEFQTPSEAVKKHQPVAPLHVPYPISWADEEKDITGWLGNELQNEAFEELFKIQPKVEALNDPELNEDYSRLQASDHFYYMRTKLFSDNDYHRYVSPYETPYETFINYMNVLSDFVARVEDMEKMRNIAGNKITEEEKSPEKKKRTPRVKSAESAAKATKKVSTKEKQVKSKH, encoded by the coding sequence ATGAAAAAGACATTATGTTTTTATTTCCAGATACATCAACCCGTAAGATTAAGAAGGTATCGTTTTTTTGATATAGGTAAACGTCATGATTATTTTGACGAGTATGTGAATCGTTCCACGATACGACGAGTGGCAGAGAGATGCTATTTGCCGATGAATCATTTGATCATGGATTTGATCAAGCGTTACGGAACGAATTTTAAGGTGAGTTTTTCTATTTCCGGTTCGGCATTGGAACAATTTGCTCTTCATGCCCCGGAAGTGATTGAAAGTTTCAAGGAATTGGCAAAGACCGGTAGCGTGGAGTTTTTGGCCGAGACATACGCTCACTCTTTGGCATCCTTGTCTGATACCGATGAATTCGAGAGACAAGTACAGCGCCATGCAGCTAAAATGGAAGAGTTGTTCGGGCAGAAGCCGGTGACGTTGCGAAATAGTTCGTTGATTTATTCCGATCAGATCGGGGAGCGAGTGGCTGCCATGGGATTTGAATCTATGCTGACTGATGGGGCAAAGCATGTGTCGGGGTGGAAGAGTCCGAATTTCGTTTACACGAACGTGATGAATCCCCGGTTGAAACTGTTATTGAAAAATTCCCGGTTGAGCGACGACTTGACCCTGCGTTTTTCAGATCATAGCTGGCATGAATGGCCTCTCACGGCAGATAAATATGCCCGTTGGTTAAAAGATAGCACGCAAGATAGTGAGATCGTGAATTTGTTTATGAACTACGAAACGTTTGGTGAAAACCAATTGGCAGAGACCGGAATTTTCGAGTTTATGCGTTCTTTACCCGAATATATATTCTCGACAACCGATTTTGAATTCCAGACCCCGAGTGAGGCGGTGAAAAAACATCAGCCGGTGGCTCCTTTACACGTGCCTTACCCGATTTCATGGGCGGATGAAGAAAAGGATATTACCGGATGGTTGGGAAATGAGTTACAAAATGAGGCTTTTGAAGAGCTATTCAAAATACAACCTAAAGTGGAAGCATTAAATGATCCGGAGCTGAACGAGGATTACTCTCGCTTGCAGGCTAGTGATCATTTCTATTATATGAGGACGAAACTGTTCTCCGATAACGACTACCATCGTTACGTTTCACCTTATGAAACCCCGTATGAAACATTCATAAATTATATGAATGTGTTGAGTGATTTTGTCGCACGTGTGGAAGATATGGAAAAAATGCGTAATATTGCGGGCAATAAAATCACCGAAGAAGAGAAAAGTCCGGAAAAAAAGAAACGGACTCCTCGTGTAAAAAGTGCGGAGAGTGCTGCGAAGGCGACGAAAAAGGTGAGTACTAAGGAGAAACAAGTGAAGTCAAAACATTAA
- the glgP gene encoding alpha-glucan family phosphorylase has protein sequence MSNLELKDPTYLFEVSWEVCNKVGGIHTVISTKVLSLAGEFKNNHILIGPDVWRYNEPNPEFTEDAHLFKSWRVKAAQEGLRIKVGRWNVAGNPVAILVDFTSFIPQKDQILTSFWEKFQVDSLTGQWDYIEPVLFGYTAGKVIESFVRYHISPRQRIIAQFHEWMTGSGMLYLKNALPQVGCVFTTHATVLGRSIAGNGLPLYDPMKDYNPVETAHRFGVDSKQSLESKAAEWADCFTTVSDITAKECEHFLGKQVDLVTPNGFENSFTPSEEDYPAKRQQGREKLLKVAQALLGRAVAEDALIVGISGRYEFKNKGLDVFVEALGRLNRDVDNKRDILAFILVPAGHKGANLELLNNLERPYQAIEITHPYVTHELSDPQNDPVLRKIEEQQLSNQPGDRVKVFFSPSYLNGNDGVFNMPYYDLLVGMDLTVFPSYYEPWGYTPLESLAFKVPTITTTLAGFGLWVESYYKKAHPGIEVIERDDRNNEEVVEKIADKIKAIAGLNKKEYQAVAKNAKEVSKIALWENLVSYYKKAYQIAIDKVNGRVNEIPVVEEEQWSFIEKKTATNVPNWISVIIHRSIPVKLSALEELANNLWWCWNEEAVDLFKSIDPLQWMLTRHNPIALLDKISLNRYEELENDEEFVARLAAVYAKFSQYMEEKKQMNDPSIAYFSMEYGLHASLKIYSGGLGVLAGDYLKEASDKKTKITGIGLLYRYGYFTQKFSAAGNQEAEYEAQDFTKIPVSPARDAEGNWLTISLSFPGREVYARIWQVNVGRVELYLLDTDFEDNQESDRSITHYLYGGDWENRLKQEILLGIGGIRALRKLNIQADVYHCNEGHAAFTGLERLREYVAEDQLSFTEAMEVVRASSLFTTHTPVPAGHDSFTENLLKNYFWFVAERLKITWEQLLGLGRVNANDPNEKFSMSFLAANLSQEVNGVSWLHGKVSRDIFKNLWPGYMPEELHISYVTNGVHYPTWAAPEWKKIQMSVFGEKFKTHHYDKTCFEGIYQIPDQMIKEVRMVLRSRLIRHIKHRLADEKSTAYFTPRQIVEIQDTLRDDILTIGFARRFATYKRAHLLFSNLDRLNEIVNNPDRPVQFIFAGKAHPADQAGQDLIKRIVEISKYPQFLGKILFLPNYDMDLARRMVQGVDVWMNTPTRPQEASGTSGEKAAMNGVMHFSVLDGWWVEGYQKDAGWALPMERTYENQEFQNELDAELIYNIIESEIAPAFYDRGENGISGKWSGFIKNTIAKVASNFTSNRMLTDYEDKFYIPMSRRFHRLSENNYALATQIAEWKRKVSREWESVQVDALILPDKSKQIISLGKSYQGKVVLDLGELSIDDIGVELVAMMKKDEKIEVCFTQEFVPVSFENGKAMYSIEVTPDDPGIFMLGLRIFPKNILLPHRQDFALVKWV, from the coding sequence ATGAGTAATTTGGAATTGAAAGATCCCACCTATTTGTTCGAGGTAAGTTGGGAAGTATGTAATAAGGTTGGGGGAATTCACACGGTAATTTCAACAAAGGTGTTGAGTTTGGCCGGGGAATTCAAAAACAACCATATATTGATCGGCCCGGACGTGTGGCGGTATAATGAACCGAATCCGGAATTCACGGAAGATGCCCATTTGTTTAAATCGTGGCGGGTGAAAGCGGCACAGGAGGGATTGCGTATTAAGGTAGGGCGATGGAATGTAGCCGGTAACCCTGTGGCTATTTTGGTAGATTTCACCTCTTTTATTCCCCAGAAGGATCAGATATTGACTTCTTTCTGGGAGAAGTTTCAGGTGGATTCGTTAACCGGACAATGGGATTACATCGAACCCGTGTTATTCGGTTACACGGCGGGAAAAGTGATTGAGAGTTTTGTTCGTTACCATATATCTCCTCGTCAGCGTATTATTGCCCAGTTCCACGAGTGGATGACGGGAAGCGGTATGTTGTACCTGAAAAATGCCCTTCCACAAGTGGGATGCGTGTTCACCACTCATGCCACCGTGTTAGGACGTAGTATTGCCGGGAACGGCTTGCCTCTTTATGATCCGATGAAGGATTACAATCCGGTGGAAACGGCCCATCGTTTTGGCGTGGATTCCAAACAATCCCTGGAAAGTAAGGCGGCGGAATGGGCGGATTGTTTCACGACGGTCAGTGACATTACCGCGAAAGAATGTGAACATTTCTTGGGTAAGCAAGTGGATCTTGTCACCCCGAATGGTTTCGAGAACAGTTTCACCCCCAGCGAGGAGGATTATCCCGCCAAGCGTCAGCAAGGACGTGAAAAACTGTTGAAAGTGGCGCAGGCTTTATTGGGCCGGGCGGTTGCGGAAGATGCTTTAATCGTGGGTATCAGTGGACGTTACGAGTTTAAAAATAAGGGCTTGGATGTGTTTGTTGAAGCACTGGGGCGTTTGAACCGGGATGTAGATAATAAACGGGATATTTTGGCGTTTATTCTGGTGCCGGCAGGACATAAGGGGGCAAATCTGGAATTACTGAATAATTTGGAACGTCCTTACCAGGCGATCGAAATCACACATCCTTACGTGACACATGAATTATCGGACCCGCAAAATGATCCGGTATTGCGTAAGATTGAGGAACAACAATTATCGAATCAACCGGGGGACCGGGTGAAGGTCTTTTTCTCTCCAAGCTATTTGAATGGTAATGACGGTGTGTTTAACATGCCTTATTATGATTTGCTTGTGGGAATGGATTTGACCGTTTTCCCCTCTTATTACGAGCCTTGGGGATACACGCCTTTGGAGAGTCTGGCATTTAAAGTTCCGACGATCACGACAACTTTGGCCGGTTTCGGCTTGTGGGTTGAGTCCTATTATAAAAAAGCACACCCGGGAATTGAGGTGATTGAACGGGATGACCGGAATAACGAAGAAGTGGTCGAGAAAATTGCCGATAAAATAAAAGCGATTGCCGGACTAAACAAAAAAGAGTACCAAGCTGTAGCCAAGAATGCCAAAGAGGTATCGAAGATTGCACTTTGGGAAAATTTGGTTTCATATTACAAGAAGGCTTATCAGATTGCGATAGATAAAGTAAACGGACGGGTGAATGAAATTCCGGTTGTGGAAGAGGAACAATGGTCATTCATAGAGAAAAAGACGGCAACAAATGTTCCGAACTGGATCAGCGTGATCATCCATCGTTCAATTCCGGTCAAATTGAGTGCCTTGGAAGAGTTGGCGAATAATTTGTGGTGGTGTTGGAACGAGGAGGCTGTTGATTTGTTTAAAAGCATCGATCCTTTACAATGGATGTTGACACGGCATAACCCGATAGCGTTATTGGATAAGATTTCTTTGAATCGCTATGAAGAATTGGAGAATGATGAGGAGTTTGTTGCCCGTCTGGCAGCCGTGTACGCTAAATTCTCCCAATACATGGAGGAGAAAAAGCAAATGAATGATCCTTCCATTGCTTATTTTAGTATGGAGTACGGGTTACACGCTTCTCTGAAAATCTATTCGGGAGGTCTTGGCGTGTTGGCCGGAGATTACTTGAAAGAGGCTAGTGACAAAAAAACAAAGATCACGGGTATCGGCTTGTTGTATCGTTACGGTTATTTCACCCAAAAATTCTCTGCCGCGGGTAATCAAGAGGCTGAATATGAGGCTCAGGATTTCACGAAGATACCGGTATCTCCGGCTCGGGATGCTGAAGGCAATTGGTTGACAATCAGTCTTTCATTTCCTGGACGCGAGGTGTATGCCCGAATCTGGCAGGTAAATGTCGGACGGGTAGAATTGTACCTGTTGGATACGGATTTCGAGGATAATCAGGAAAGCGATCGGAGTATCACGCATTACCTATATGGCGGGGATTGGGAAAATCGTTTGAAACAGGAAATTTTGCTGGGTATCGGGGGAATCCGGGCCTTGCGGAAATTGAATATCCAGGCGGATGTGTACCATTGTAATGAGGGACACGCGGCATTTACCGGGTTGGAAAGATTGCGGGAATACGTGGCGGAAGATCAACTTTCATTTACCGAAGCCATGGAAGTTGTTCGGGCGTCTTCGCTTTTCACCACGCATACGCCGGTTCCGGCAGGACATGATTCATTTACAGAAAACCTGTTGAAAAACTACTTCTGGTTTGTGGCTGAACGTTTGAAAATCACGTGGGAACAGTTGCTTGGGTTAGGACGTGTGAATGCGAATGATCCGAACGAGAAATTCTCCATGAGTTTTCTGGCAGCGAACTTATCGCAGGAGGTGAACGGGGTTAGCTGGTTGCACGGGAAAGTCAGTCGGGATATATTCAAGAATTTATGGCCGGGATATATGCCGGAAGAGTTACACATCAGTTATGTAACCAATGGAGTGCATTACCCGACTTGGGCGGCTCCGGAATGGAAGAAAATACAGATGAGCGTGTTTGGTGAGAAATTCAAGACTCATCATTACGATAAAACGTGTTTTGAAGGAATCTACCAAATTCCGGATCAGATGATCAAAGAGGTTCGTATGGTTTTACGAAGTCGCTTGATCCGTCATATAAAACATCGTTTGGCTGACGAGAAGAGTACGGCTTATTTCACGCCGCGCCAAATCGTGGAGATTCAAGACACCTTGCGGGATGATATTCTGACCATAGGTTTTGCTCGTCGTTTCGCTACTTACAAACGGGCTCATTTGCTATTCAGTAATCTGGATCGTTTGAATGAGATCGTGAACAATCCGGATCGTCCGGTCCAGTTTATTTTCGCGGGGAAAGCTCACCCGGCAGATCAGGCCGGTCAGGATTTGATCAAGCGGATTGTGGAGATCTCCAAATACCCGCAGTTCTTGGGTAAAATATTATTCCTTCCGAATTACGACATGGACTTAGCGCGTCGTATGGTGCAAGGGGTGGACGTGTGGATGAATACCCCGACTCGTCCGCAGGAGGCTTCCGGTACGAGTGGAGAGAAGGCTGCCATGAATGGAGTCATGCATTTTAGCGTGTTAGATGGTTGGTGGGTTGAAGGCTACCAGAAAGATGCAGGTTGGGCGTTACCGATGGAAAGGACCTACGAGAACCAGGAATTCCAAAACGAGTTGGATGCCGAGTTGATCTATAATATTATCGAATCGGAAATCGCCCCGGCGTTCTATGATCGGGGAGAGAACGGAATCTCCGGTAAATGGTCGGGATTCATCAAAAACACGATTGCTAAGGTGGCATCAAACTTCACGAGTAATCGGATGCTGACGGATTACGAGGATAAGTTCTATATACCGATGTCTCGCCGTTTCCATCGTTTGAGTGAGAACAACTATGCTTTAGCCACGCAGATTGCAGAGTGGAAGAGGAAAGTTAGCCGGGAATGGGAATCCGTGCAGGTGGATGCATTGATTCTTCCCGATAAATCGAAACAGATTATCTCTTTGGGTAAATCTTACCAGGGGAAAGTGGTACTTGATCTGGGAGAGTTGTCTATTGATGACATCGGGGTCGAATTGGTTGCCATGATGAAAAAGGACGAGAAGATCGAGGTGTGTTTCACACAGGAATTCGTACCCGTCTCTTTCGAGAACGGGAAGGCCATGTATTCCATTGAAGTGACTCCCGATGATCCCGGAATCTTTATGCTGGGATTGAGAATATTCCCGAAGAATATATTACTTCCTCACAGACAGGATTTTGCTTTGGTGAAATGGGTGTAG
- a CDS encoding TonB-dependent receptor, whose protein sequence is MKCFYIWVYFIVGNILFSNGQTISGIVKDSSDNTPIAGVNIVIHSLKKGTGTNAKGEFFFKNIPAGEYELHFSFVGMRDVIKKVKVEANKELKLDVYMQVDMKSLDQVVVAAKGERKEIHDVKRQGTPVAVIDGKQLAGRGTTITEVLNHQTGVKLRQTGGVGNQTKVNIRGLEGNRVQIYMDGYALNTPDGSFSINDIPLQFIDRIEIYKGIVPPEFGGDGLGSAINVVTIDAEHGYYDLSYSYQSYGVHNPTACISHYFDKANMAFTLFAGGTFAKNDYTITSPYVNDLKIKRDHDQLKMGEFGATLKFLDHYFDKAELEFVGYYSYKETQGVQTNIRHARTKIWTVGVNPKLEKKHFLHEKLDLKFNGMVTYTHTALIDTSSFLYDFYGDRVPNTYGGEVGYVPNLSDDGMMDYRYNLNLQYHLIPNKMLVNINNDFRYVSNETRDTVADRFLKKDYSGLKSNISGMISSIALQNKWFQGRLTSVLTGRHYYYHLGGKTVNLAYPGDAVPAETDKSDQYWGYSLALKYDLSSHWLVKFALEHNFRLPRYEEALGDRVTTLTSTELKAEQANNYNLGIMFDRYYNANSRLQFESNGYIMKVKNMMYLTSVVGYSKYQNLGEALLYGVDGEIKWDINRNWFVSFNATWQKSLDYSRYIAGTNTESETYKMQLPHIPILFFNWMLDYRKDNPFGGKGQYARAYYEGGYTDKYYYGYELSRNQDYKIPSTCLHTVGMEYGIMNRKILFGVECHNLFDTDEMTNFNYPLAGRTIMAKIRFTTLKW, encoded by the coding sequence ATGAAGTGTTTTTATATTTGGGTCTATTTTATTGTTGGAAATATTCTTTTCTCTAACGGGCAGACGATTTCCGGGATCGTGAAAGATTCCTCTGATAACACGCCTATCGCGGGAGTAAATATTGTTATACATTCTCTAAAGAAGGGGACGGGGACAAATGCCAAGGGCGAGTTCTTTTTTAAAAATATTCCTGCCGGGGAGTACGAACTCCATTTTTCGTTCGTGGGTATGAGAGATGTCATCAAGAAAGTGAAGGTCGAGGCGAACAAAGAATTGAAGTTGGATGTTTATATGCAGGTAGATATGAAATCTCTAGACCAAGTGGTCGTTGCAGCTAAAGGGGAAAGAAAAGAGATCCATGACGTGAAACGTCAGGGGACTCCAGTTGCCGTTATTGATGGAAAACAGTTGGCAGGACGTGGAACCACGATCACGGAGGTATTGAATCACCAAACAGGGGTGAAATTACGACAAACAGGCGGTGTCGGTAACCAAACAAAAGTTAATATCCGGGGATTGGAAGGAAATCGAGTTCAGATATACATGGACGGTTATGCCTTGAATACCCCGGATGGTAGTTTTTCCATTAATGATATTCCTTTGCAATTCATCGATCGCATCGAGATATACAAGGGGATTGTTCCGCCTGAATTCGGGGGAGATGGATTAGGAAGTGCGATTAATGTGGTGACGATAGATGCCGAACATGGATATTATGATTTGTCGTATAGCTACCAGTCTTACGGTGTGCATAATCCTACTGCTTGTATTTCTCATTATTTTGATAAAGCGAATATGGCTTTTACGCTTTTTGCGGGAGGAACCTTTGCTAAAAATGATTACACGATCACTTCTCCCTATGTCAATGATTTGAAAATCAAACGGGATCATGACCAGTTGAAAATGGGGGAATTCGGGGCGACGCTTAAATTTCTGGATCATTATTTTGACAAGGCCGAGTTGGAATTTGTCGGGTATTACAGTTATAAAGAAACCCAGGGAGTACAAACAAATATCCGTCATGCCCGGACAAAAATCTGGACAGTCGGTGTAAATCCCAAGCTGGAGAAAAAACATTTTTTGCATGAGAAATTGGATTTAAAATTCAATGGAATGGTTACTTATACTCATACTGCTTTAATCGATACTTCGTCCTTCCTTTATGATTTTTATGGTGATCGTGTTCCCAACACGTATGGCGGAGAAGTGGGATATGTCCCGAACTTGTCGGATGACGGGATGATGGATTATCGTTATAACTTGAACTTGCAATATCATTTGATCCCGAACAAAATGCTGGTCAATATTAATAATGATTTCCGTTACGTGAGCAATGAAACCCGGGACACTGTTGCCGATCGATTTCTGAAAAAGGATTATAGCGGTTTGAAATCAAATATATCGGGAATGATCAGTTCTATCGCTTTACAGAATAAGTGGTTTCAAGGACGTTTGACGTCAGTTCTGACGGGACGGCATTATTATTATCATTTAGGGGGGAAAACTGTGAACTTGGCTTATCCGGGGGATGCCGTTCCGGCAGAGACGGATAAATCTGATCAGTATTGGGGATACAGTCTTGCTTTGAAATACGATTTGTCTTCTCATTGGCTGGTGAAGTTTGCCTTGGAACATAACTTTCGCCTTCCTCGTTACGAGGAGGCTTTGGGAGATCGTGTAACGACGTTGACAAGCACGGAGTTAAAAGCTGAACAAGCTAATAATTATAATCTGGGTATCATGTTTGACCGTTATTATAACGCGAATTCCCGTTTACAATTCGAGTCGAACGGTTATATAATGAAAGTGAAGAACATGATGTATTTGACCTCTGTTGTGGGGTATTCCAAATACCAGAATCTGGGTGAGGCTTTGTTGTACGGGGTGGACGGTGAAATCAAATGGGATATTAATCGTAATTGGTTTGTATCATTTAATGCTACCTGGCAGAAATCATTGGATTATTCAAGATATATAGCGGGAACAAACACCGAGAGTGAGACCTATAAAATGCAATTGCCTCATATCCCGATTCTCTTTTTCAACTGGATGCTGGATTACCGGAAGGATAATCCCTTTGGTGGTAAAGGACAGTATGCCAGAGCGTATTACGAGGGCGGCTACACGGATAAATACTATTATGGATACGAGCTTAGTCGCAATCAGGATTATAAAATACCTTCTACTTGCCTGCATACGGTCGGGATGGAGTACGGGATCATGAACCGGAAAATTTTGTTTGGCGTGGAATGTCATAATCT